From one Pseudopipra pipra isolate bDixPip1 chromosome 2, bDixPip1.hap1, whole genome shotgun sequence genomic stretch:
- the KCTD12 gene encoding BTB/POZ domain-containing protein KCTD12 codes for MALADSARGLPNGGGVSPAAGSGAPGSGAVAAATGGWSSFPEIVELNVGGQVYVTRRCTVVSVRDSLLWRMFSQQQPSELPRDSKGRFFLDRDGFLFRYILDYLRDLQLVLPEHFPERSRLQREAEYFQLPDLARRLAQTRAAAARPAALHRDGSICAEEPPPPLLGYLEAEPLEGSGGAVASAPSPTASRSPSGGPLLTPSQSLDGAGGRRSGYITIGYRGSYTIGREAQADAKFRRVARITVCGKTALAKEVFGETLNESRDPDRPPERYTARYYLKFNFLEQAFDRLSEAGFRMAACSSTGTCAFAPEQGGPADDKIWTSYTEYVFCRD; via the coding sequence ATGGCCCTGGCGGACAGCGCCCGCGGGCTGCCCAACGGCGGCGGCGTTTCGCCggctgcggggagcggggcGCCGGGGAGCGGGGCGGTGGCAGCGGCCACGGGCGGCTGGTCGTCCTTCCCGGAGATCGTGGAGCTGAACGTGGGCGGGCAGGTGTACGTGACGCGGCGCTGCACCGTGGTCTCGGTGCGCGACTCGCTGCTCTGGCGCATGTTCTCGCAGCAGCAGCCCAGCGAGCTGCCCCGGGACAGCAAGGGCCGCTTCTTCCTCGACCGCGACGGCTTCCTCTTCCGCTACATCCTGGACTACCTGCGGGACCTGCAGCTGGTGCTGCCCGAGCACTTCCCTGAGCGCAGCCGCCTCCAGCGGGAGGCCGAATACTTCCAGCTGCCCGACCTGGCTCGCCGCCTGGCGCAGACtcgggccgccgccgcccgccccgccgccctgCACCGCGACGGCTCCATCTGCGCCGaagagccgccgccgccgctcctcGGCTACCTGGAGGCCGAGCCCCTGGAAGGAAGCGGCGGGGCCGTGGCGTCCGCCCCGTCGCCTACCGCCAGTCGCAGCCCCTCGGGCGGGCCGCTGCTCACGCCCTCGCAGTCGCTggacggggcgggcgggcggcgctcgGGCTACATCACCATCGGCTACCGGGGCTCCTACACCATCGGGCGAGAGGCACAGGCCGACGCCAAGTTCCGGCGGGTGGCCCGCATCACTGTCTGCGGCAAGACGGCCCTGGCCAAGGAGGTCTTCGGGGAGACGCTGAACGAGAGCCGCGACCCTGACCGCCCTCCCGAGCGCTACACTGCCCGCTACTACCTCAAGTTCAACTTCCTCGAGCAAGCCTTCGACCGGCTCTCCGAGGCCGGCTTCCGCATGGCCGCCTGCTCCTCTACTGGCACCTGCGCCTTCGCCCCCGAGCAGGGTGGTCCTGCCGATGACAAGATCTGGACCAGCTACACCGAGTATGTCTTCTGCCGGGACTGA
- the ACOD1 gene encoding cis-aconitate decarboxylase isoform X1 produces the protein MEWDYDIPKTITGNFANVIHGLNANHLTDQVIERSKRMILDTLGVGLLGTSTEVCHKVTQYSKIYSSDLSSTIWGRLDFRLPPLYAAFVNGVAVHSMDFDDTWHPATHPSGAVLPAVIALSEAFPQKKKVSGLDLLLAFNVGIEVQGRLLRFSSEARNIPKRFHPPTVVGTMGSAAACAKLLALDQLGCKNTLAIAASYAGAPLANAATQTKPLHVGNAAKHGLEAACLASQGLQGNKQILDMKSGIGAFYTDYNPQTLPTLQSYPWLLDQQDVAIKRFPAHLGTHWVADAASSVRRKLVESSGNLLPLDKIEKVILKVPEVKYVNRPSPASEHEARHSFQFVACSALLDGSVSVQSFTNENIHRPSLQELLHKTELEHPPDNTPSFESLYCEVSVTLRDGNMISDRCDTFYGHWRKPLKKQDLEKKFQSNALSVLPAEATEGIIETVYNLEKVEDCSVLATFLSGQSARELSQKLRF, from the exons atggaATGGGATTATGATATCCCAAAG ACAATTACGGGAAATTTTGCCAATGTGATTCATGGTTTGAATGCAAATCATTTGACAGACCAAGTAATTGAGAGAAGCAAGCGAATGATTTTGGATACTCTTGGAGTGGGGCTTCTGGGTACCAGCACTGAGGTCTGCCACAAGGTGACACAGTACAGTAAG ATCTACAGCTCAGATTTATCCAGTACCATCTGGGGCCGCTTGGATTTCCGACTGCCTCCTCTGTATGCAGCTTTTGTGAATGGAGTGGCT GTGCACTCAATGGATTTTGATgacacctggcatccagccacaCACCCATCCGGGGCTGTGCTCCCTGCTGTGATTGCACTCTCAGAGGCCtttcctcagaagaaaaaagtctcAGGTCTTGATCTGCTCTTAGCTTTCAATGTGGGAATTGAAGTGCAAGGTCGGCTGCTGCGCTTCTCCAGCGAAGCCAGGAATATTCCAAAAAG gTTTCACCCACCGACTGTGGTTGGTACAATGGGGAGTGCAGCAGCTTGTGCTAAACTGCTAGCTCTTGACCAGCTGGGATGTAAAAATACCTTGGCCATTGCTGCCTCCTATGCAGGTGCCCCACTGGCTAATGCAGCAACCCAAACAAAGCCCCTTCATGTTGGCAATGCTGCCAAGCATGGACTGGAAGCAGCTTGCTTAGCTTCACAGGGCCTTCAAGGAAACAAACAGATCTTGGACATGAAGTCGGGGATAGGTGCCTTTTATACAGATTATAACCCACAGACTCTGCCAACCTTGCAGTCCTATCCCTGGCTGTTGGACCAGCAAGATGTGGCCATCAAACGCTTTCCTGCTCATCTTGGAACACACTGGGTGGCTGATGCAGCATCTTCTGTTAGGCGGAAGCTTGTGGAGAGCAGTGGCAACTTGCTCCCTCTTGATAAAATTGAGAAAGTAATTCTCAAAGTCCCCGAGGTCAAATATGTGAACAgacccagcccagcctcagAACATGAAGCACGACACTCCTTCCAGTTTGTTGCatgctctgctttgctggaTGGCAGCGTGTCAGTCCAGTCCTTCACCAACGAGAATATTCACCGGCCATCCCTTCAGGAGCTCCTCCACAAAACAGAGCTGGAGCACCCTCCTGATAACACACCCAGCTTTGAGAGTCTTTACTGCGAAGTGAGTGTCACACTTCGGGATGGCAACATGATCAGTGACCGCTGCGATACGTTCTACGGACACTGGAGGAAACCTCTGAAAAAGCAGGACTTGGAGAAAAAGTTTCAATCCAATGCCCTCAGCGTCCTGCCCGCAGAAGCCACAGAAGGCATTATAGAGACCGTGTACAACCTGGAAAAAGTAGAGGACTGTTCTGTGTTAGCTACCTTTCTATCAGGACAGTCAGCTAGAGAGCTTTCACAGAAGCTGCGCTTTTGA
- the ACOD1 gene encoding cis-aconitate decarboxylase isoform X2, which translates to MILDTLGVGLLGTSTEVCHKVTQYSKIYSSDLSSTIWGRLDFRLPPLYAAFVNGVAVHSMDFDDTWHPATHPSGAVLPAVIALSEAFPQKKKVSGLDLLLAFNVGIEVQGRLLRFSSEARNIPKRFHPPTVVGTMGSAAACAKLLALDQLGCKNTLAIAASYAGAPLANAATQTKPLHVGNAAKHGLEAACLASQGLQGNKQILDMKSGIGAFYTDYNPQTLPTLQSYPWLLDQQDVAIKRFPAHLGTHWVADAASSVRRKLVESSGNLLPLDKIEKVILKVPEVKYVNRPSPASEHEARHSFQFVACSALLDGSVSVQSFTNENIHRPSLQELLHKTELEHPPDNTPSFESLYCEVSVTLRDGNMISDRCDTFYGHWRKPLKKQDLEKKFQSNALSVLPAEATEGIIETVYNLEKVEDCSVLATFLSGQSARELSQKLRF; encoded by the exons ATGATTTTGGATACTCTTGGAGTGGGGCTTCTGGGTACCAGCACTGAGGTCTGCCACAAGGTGACACAGTACAGTAAG ATCTACAGCTCAGATTTATCCAGTACCATCTGGGGCCGCTTGGATTTCCGACTGCCTCCTCTGTATGCAGCTTTTGTGAATGGAGTGGCT GTGCACTCAATGGATTTTGATgacacctggcatccagccacaCACCCATCCGGGGCTGTGCTCCCTGCTGTGATTGCACTCTCAGAGGCCtttcctcagaagaaaaaagtctcAGGTCTTGATCTGCTCTTAGCTTTCAATGTGGGAATTGAAGTGCAAGGTCGGCTGCTGCGCTTCTCCAGCGAAGCCAGGAATATTCCAAAAAG gTTTCACCCACCGACTGTGGTTGGTACAATGGGGAGTGCAGCAGCTTGTGCTAAACTGCTAGCTCTTGACCAGCTGGGATGTAAAAATACCTTGGCCATTGCTGCCTCCTATGCAGGTGCCCCACTGGCTAATGCAGCAACCCAAACAAAGCCCCTTCATGTTGGCAATGCTGCCAAGCATGGACTGGAAGCAGCTTGCTTAGCTTCACAGGGCCTTCAAGGAAACAAACAGATCTTGGACATGAAGTCGGGGATAGGTGCCTTTTATACAGATTATAACCCACAGACTCTGCCAACCTTGCAGTCCTATCCCTGGCTGTTGGACCAGCAAGATGTGGCCATCAAACGCTTTCCTGCTCATCTTGGAACACACTGGGTGGCTGATGCAGCATCTTCTGTTAGGCGGAAGCTTGTGGAGAGCAGTGGCAACTTGCTCCCTCTTGATAAAATTGAGAAAGTAATTCTCAAAGTCCCCGAGGTCAAATATGTGAACAgacccagcccagcctcagAACATGAAGCACGACACTCCTTCCAGTTTGTTGCatgctctgctttgctggaTGGCAGCGTGTCAGTCCAGTCCTTCACCAACGAGAATATTCACCGGCCATCCCTTCAGGAGCTCCTCCACAAAACAGAGCTGGAGCACCCTCCTGATAACACACCCAGCTTTGAGAGTCTTTACTGCGAAGTGAGTGTCACACTTCGGGATGGCAACATGATCAGTGACCGCTGCGATACGTTCTACGGACACTGGAGGAAACCTCTGAAAAAGCAGGACTTGGAGAAAAAGTTTCAATCCAATGCCCTCAGCGTCCTGCCCGCAGAAGCCACAGAAGGCATTATAGAGACCGTGTACAACCTGGAAAAAGTAGAGGACTGTTCTGTGTTAGCTACCTTTCTATCAGGACAGTCAGCTAGAGAGCTTTCACAGAAGCTGCGCTTTTGA